The segment TCCCCggagagcaactccagcagcaGCACCCCGAAGGCGTATATATCCGCCTCACGCGAGGGCTCGCTCGTGCCCGGGTCCGCGTAGGGGGAGTCGCCGACCTCACGGGCGTCGGCGGGGGCCGCCAATTCGGCCGCGCCGAAGTGGGTGAGCCGCGCGCGGAGGCCCGGGTCGGACACGATCACGGCGGAGGCCGAGACGCGGCCGTGGACGGCGCCTGCGTGGTGGTGGACGTACTCGAGCCCCTGCGCGACGTCGGCGGCGACCTGGACGCGAGAGACCCAGGTGCGGAGGGCCGTGAAGCTCGGGTTGCGCGGGCTGCGGAGGCACGCCGCCAGCGTGGCGGCGCCCGGCGGGAGCTCGTAGGCGAGGTAGAGGTGCGCGCCTGCGGGACACGCGCCCAGCAGGCGTGCGAGGCTGGTGTGGTGGTACCTGCCGATCCTGGCAAGCGCGGCGGCGTCCACGGCCGCGGCGCCGGGCCGGCGCTGGAGCTGGAAAAGGGCCGCGTCGCGGCCGCGGAGGGAGCAGCGCCAGTAGGCGGCGGTGGAGGCGGCCCCGCCTGCGCGCTTGGCGAGGAAGCTGTTGGTAGCGGCGGCGAGCTCCTGGAACGGGTAGAGGACAGGCGGGTCCGGGAGCGAGGCGCGCGCCGCGGCGAGGGAGGCGCGGCCGGAGGacgcggaggaggtggaggacgACGAGGTGGTGCCGCGCCGCTGCGCGCtggccgtgcccgtgcccgtgcccgtgccggcGCCGGATGGCTCTGCCCCCGAGTAGGACGTGGAGGGGGAGGAAGAGGAGATCCCAGTCGCGGCGGGACGGCGCttggcggaggcggaggaggaggagcggcggTGAGAAGGTGTCGCCGCGGGCTGCGACGCCAGCGTGTCGGAGCCGGCCCTGGGCTTGCACATCGCCGCCCGTGGCGACGGTGCCCAGCTGCGGCTGCGAGTTGCCACCGCGCCGGGGCAGAGCATACCCCGCGGAATCTCAATCAATCCTAAAACGTGTGCACAGCTGGCAGGCTGCTAAGGGTGCGGGTTACAGGGGAAACGCGACCCCGTCTACCTGCCTGGATTTACAGGGGAAGCACGCGTGCTTCGCAGTTCACATTTGTTGTGTACTAGCGTCATGTGCTTTGgtctgtggccttgtttagttccaaaaaatgttgttaaaaattttagattctccgtcccatcaaatcttacgacgtatgtataaaacattaaatattgataaaaaaaataataattaattatatagtttgcttataatttatatgatgaattttttgagcctaattactccatgattagataatatttatcaaatataaacgaaatactacaatatctattttgcaaagttttttttaactaaacaaagcctgtgGGAACCTGATGCCGTGGTACTGCTGTAACGGGTTGCTTCCTGCTCTCTACGGCCATCATCCAATGACCCATCACAGATCACCGGTTCGCAGCCAGCCAAACATGACCAAGTTAAAGTGAGGACGGCATCACCTGCCTATGCCTTGGCCTAAGAGAACGGATGTCTGCTAGTCAACTGAGTCAAGATAAGGCTGATAAACGACACCCAAATCTAGTATAATATTATATCATAGAGTATCTAAATACAAGAACTATTTTAGAGTACCTTAAaatctatttttaatattaaaaGAGGCATATTAACCCAAATATAATGAGTATCCTTTTTACTCGAAATCTATTTACAAGAAGATTTCACTTTTAGGTCTCGTTGCTGGAGACGATAAAAATTAGGTATAGCGCTGTCCAAATTTGAAAGGTAGCAATTGTTGGAGGCACTGGTAAAGTGGTGATCCAGCCTCCCTATTGTCTTGTCCAACTAGGACCTACTTGGTTCCCTAGCTATCAGTtagattagtctatgattagacgataattatcaaataaaacgaaaatattataATACCTATtgaccaaacacccccttagctAGGCACcaacttcaatctgtttagttgGCTGGACAAACCTATTAGCCAGGCTCCAGCGAGCCAAAAAGAAGCCCTTAGTCTGGCTATGTTTAGTTCCTGAACGAAAAAATTTcgggacattgtagcactttcatttgtttgtagtaattattatccaactatgtattaactaggctcaaaagattcgtctagtaaatttcgaccaaactatgcaattagtttttattttcgtctatatttaatactccacgtatgcatttaaagatttgatttgacggaaaatcttgaaaaaatttggattttgatGTGGaagtaaggccttatttagttttcaaaatttttcaacattcttcgtcacatcgaatcttgcggcatatgaatgaagcattaaatataaattaaaaagataactaattacacagtttatctataatttacaaaacgaatcttttaagtctagttaatctataattagataataattattaaataaaaacgaaagtgatcgaaaaattttcgcgaactaaaacAAGGCCGCCTAGGGAAGAACGCGGCGGGGCTGTCCGTTTTCGTGGAGTCAGGTCCGAGCTAGACTCGCGCCCCATTGTCTCACCGCCCAGTGTGCCAGGAACTCGCGCCGAAGAAGGCCTGCAGTGTGGCAGCGAACTCCCCGCCAACGAGCGTGCTCCCACCCCCTGCTCCCGCCACACGAACACCTCCCGGTTCCGAGTTGGCTTCCCTCCCTCTGCGCACCTCCATGCTTGCCCCCACCCTTGTCGGGCGCCATGCTCCGGCAGTCCGCCCGCTAGAACACGAGCTCACGAGGATGGGGAGGAGGAAGTCGATGTGCTGTTGGGCAAGCGGAATAGCGGCGACCGCGGCCTGACCTTCGGGTACAGTGGTATGAAGAACTAGAGCACAAGCTCGGGGACGGGGATGGAAAGCATGAATTGCGGCCGCGGCTACTCCCAGCAGTGCCTCCTCAAAATTGCCGCATCCCtgtttcttcaaaaaaaaaatgtcgCATCCCAATGTGCAATTAGAAGCACGAGTATTGCAATTGCTCTGCCTTTTTATTTTCCGAATGCAAtttcagtttgtctgtaatacTGAACTCCCTTGGCAATTTCAATTTCAGTTTCCGAAATGCTCTGTAAGACGGCCCCAAAACAAATCATAGTATCTGCTTTCCGTTGGCAATTCAGATTTTGATTGTGTATCTCTATAGACTTCTTCCAAGTCTTGGACTGTCAAATCGGATCGACTGCATATCCTGTGTTCTGTACATGCTGAAGCCTGGCAAACTTGGAAGTTGATAGCATCAGCCAAGAAACCGACCTGCTTATCAAGTGTTCGAGAAATTGTCTCGAAGTGGTGAAGTTACCTGTACAAAGAATCAAAGAATAGGTAACTATATCCATATAAACCAACCAACCAAACAGTTTATTAGCCAAATTTAAATGTGTATGTAACCATATAAATCTATCTTGTCTTGTTAAGAACAGGCTTGGCCTAGCCTAGCTTATTTCTTAAACAGGCTAGAAAAAAGACATGAAACCAAAACGCACCCTAGTGTCCTGTATAGGAGCTCAAGCGTGCAACGGCAATAGCTAGGCGCGCCTGTGCTTGCTGTTCTAGttgggccttatttagttcccaagaaattttataaaatttttcaaatttcagtcacatcgaatcttgtggaatATGTATgagatattaaatatagattaaaaaataactagttgcacagtttttctgtaatttgcaagacgaattttttgaacctagttagtctatgattggacaatatttatcaaatacaaacgaaagcgtTATAGTGTATATTTTATTGCAACTAAAGAAAACCTTGATTGGTGGCACAAATTCAAACAAGAAACGCCCTTTACATTGCGTGACAGGGGATCCGGCCAGCCAGTGACGACATTTGGTTTTTGAGGATACTAGTAGGCACAGACTCCATCGATCATATTGAGCCGACTCTACCCACTGATCTGGTCAATATTTGCATGCTAATTTTGCCTTGCTTACTGCCAATCGAACAAAGGACTCGACCGGGCCTGCATGCGGTGCGGTACAGTCCAACGATGTATGTCCCGGCTTCCAAGTCGTTTTGAGGTCACTCGACTGAATTTTACCAACGAcaacaactaaggccttgtttagatacacccaaaatcccaaaactttacaagattccccgtcacatcgaatcttacggcacatgcatgaagtattaaatatagataaaaggaataactaattacacagtttacctgtaaatcacgagacgaatcttttaagcctagttacttcataattagacaatgtttgtcaaataaaaacaaaaatgttacagtgtcaaaattcaaaaactttttacatctaaacaagacctaacacCCCCTCGTTGCCTGCCggctgccgccgccgacgtTCTGTTGGTACAGTTTGTTTATGCAGGAGCTAGCCAGATCATGGCAAGCCCGATCAGGCTGCTTGCGGCGCGGGGCGCCCTTGGCGTGTCTCACGGCCGCCCTCACTTGCCTCCTGTGTTCCTCGACGCGATCCCATCTCTGCAGCGACGCGTACACGTTGGACAGACCGTACGCCGCGCCGTCGTGGAGGTCCAGCCTCGATATCCGCCGCGCCGCCCACTCGCTCAGCCTCACACCGCCCTCCTGCCACCGCTCCGAGACGCGGGCGTCGAGCAGGAGGCTTCCGAGCACCTTGGCGTTGGGGCGGCCGGGCATCGTCTGCACGAGCCGCGCGGCCTCGTCGACGTGACCCGCGCGGCACAGGAGGTCCACCATGCAGCCGTAGTGCTCGGGCTGGGGCGGCAGGCCGTACACCGGTAGCATCTGGGAGAAGAACTTCCTGGCCTCCAGCACCAGGCCGGAGTGGCTGCACGCCGACAGGAGCGCCACGAACGTCACCCCGTCCGGCTTGACGCTGTTCCCGTTCAGCCTTCCCCTTCCCTCGACCATGTCGTGAAACGCAGCTATGGCGTCCTCGCCGTGGCCGTTCATTCCGAGCCCTGAG is part of the Sorghum bicolor cultivar BTx623 chromosome 10, Sorghum_bicolor_NCBIv3, whole genome shotgun sequence genome and harbors:
- the LOC8070777 gene encoding chitin elicitor receptor kinase 1, with the translated sequence MLCPGAVATRSRSWAPSPRAAMCKPRAGSDTLASQPAATPSHRRSSSSASAKRRPAATGISSSSPSTSYSGAEPSGAGTGTGTGTASAQRRGTTSSSSTSSASSGRASLAAARASLPDPPVLYPFQELAAATNSFLAKRAGGAASTAAYWRCSLRGRDAALFQLQRRPGAAAVDAAALARIGRYHHTSLARLLGACPAGAHLYLAYELPPGAATLAACLRSPRNPSFTALRTWVSRVQVAADVAQGLEYVHHHAGAVHGRVSASAVIVSDPGLRARLTHFGAAELAAPADAREVGDSPYADPGTSEPSREADIYAFGVLLLELLSGEEPARYRFDRGTKEFQRVSVLETAAAAAAAEGGVRNWVDRRLGDSFPVSAAERLVEVALRCAAGEDRPDMTWVAGKVSKVYLESRVWAQKLQVPTEFSVSVAPR